From one Trifolium pratense cultivar HEN17-A07 linkage group LG1, ARS_RC_1.1, whole genome shotgun sequence genomic stretch:
- the LOC123882284 gene encoding cysteine-rich receptor-like protein kinase 15 — MAIVIVSCKLSFSFYYFFLLLVIIIVSQAKAKPNFLYNFCINDNGNYTANSTYQTNLNILLSNLSSNTQINYGFYNFSYGQNTDKVNAIGLCRGDVKPDACRNCLNDSRVLLTRLCPNQKEAIGWYDNCMLRYSNRSIFGIMEQFPWFPMENGQNVTLTEVDQFKRVLGNLMKKLKEKAASSNDSRVKYATDNESNVTLNFQTIYGLVQCTPDLSLQDCMDCLNGAISYLPNSKFGGGVVEPSCNIRYESWRFYDPPFVVVDTDETSQPQEKGKSYHTTIAIVVPAVVAVLVLNLIICICLRRNRPSMAGLNLEGQEKNEDEFEEAEASNDLKVGDLLQFDMETIKLATSNFSDANKLGQGGFGTVYKGMLSNGQNVAIKRLAINSNQGETEFKNEVLLTGKLQHRNLVKLLGFCLQRKERLLIYEFVPNKSLDYIIFDPIKRANLNWERRYKIIKDIARGLLYLHEDSRLQIIHRDLKISNILLDEEMNPKITDFGIAKLFDANQTHGMTKTVVGTFGYMAPEYIRHGEFSVKSDIFSYGVIILEIVCGRRIIKNRDGENIEDLLSIAWRNWKAGTISDIVDPILEQGFNKNEKLRCIHVGLLCVQEDIDMRPSMSLVLLMLSSIYFPLPVPLEPPLLMQPKSALSTSLRDQYSGLTKSTDSGSGSLLTQGSTSKSSVTGR, encoded by the exons ATGGCAATTGTGATTGTGTCTTGCAAGTTatcattttccttttattatttttttctcctACTTGTCATTATTATTGTATCTCAAGCTAAAGCCAAGCCAAATTTTTTGTACAACTTTTGTATAAACGATAATGGCAACTACACAGCCAATAGCACATATCAAACCAACCTCAACATCCTTTTATCCAATCTCTCTTCCAACACACAAATCAACTACGGTTTCTACAATTTCTCTTATGGCCAAAACACTGACAAAGTAAACGCCATTGGACTCTGCAGAGGAGATGTTAAACCCGATGCTTGCCGCAATTGTCTTAACGATTCAAGAGTTCTTCTGACACGACTTTGTCCAAATCAAAAAGAAGCAATTGGTTGGTATGACAATTGCATGTTGCGCTACTCGAACCGATCAATATTTGGCATTATGGAACAATTCCCTTGGTTTCCTATGGAAAACGGTCAGAATGTAACACTAACAGAGGTGGATCAATTTAAAAGAGTTCTTGGGAACTTGATGAAGAAACTGAAAGAAAAAGCTGCGTCAAGTAATGACTCTCGTGTTAAGTATGCTACGGATAATGAATCCAATGTGACCTTGAATTTCCAAACCATATATGGTCTTGTACAGTGTACACCTGATTTATCCTTACAAGATTGCATGGATTGTTTAAATGGTGCTATCTCATATCTTCCAAATAGCAAATTTGGTGGTGGAGTTGTTGAACCAAGTTGTAATATTAGATATGAATCGTGGCGCTTCTACGATCCTCCATTTGTAGTAGTTGACACAGATGAAACCTCTCAACCACAAG AAAAAGGCAAATCATACCATACTACCATTGCCATAGTTGTGCCTGCTGTTGTTGCAGTTCTTGTTCTAAATTTGATCATTTGCATATGCTTGAGGAGAAATCGCCCTAGTATGGCAGGGTTAAATCTCGAAG GCCAAgagaaaaatgaagatgaattTGAAGAAGCTGAAGCGAGTAATGATCTTAAAGTTGGCGATTTGTTGCAATTTGACATGGAAACCATCAAATTAGCTACAAGCAACTTCTCTGATGCAAATAAGCTTGGTCAAGGTGGATTTGGAACGGTTTATAAG GGTATGCTCTCTAATGGACAAAATGTTGCTATCAAAAGGTTGGCAATCAATTCTAATCAAGGAGAAACCGAATTTAAGAACGAAGTATTGTTGACAGGAAAACTTCAACATCGAAATTTAGTTAAGCTATTAGGTTTCTgcttacaaagaaaagaaagactACTGATATATGAGTTTGTCCCTAATAAAAGTCTTGATTATATCATATTTG ATCCAATCAAGCGTGCAAATTTGAATTGGGAAAGACGCTACAAAATCATAAAAGATATTGCGCGAGGTCTTCTTTATCTTCATGAAGATTCTCGATTACAAATTATTCACCGTGATCTCAAAATAAGTAATATTCTATTAGATGAAGAGATGAACCCAAAAATTACAGATTTTGGCATTGCAAAATTGTTTGATGCCAATCAAACTCATGGCATGACAAAGACCGTTGTTGGAACATT TGGATATATGGCACCAGAGTACATCAGACATGGAGAATTTTCAGTCAAATCAGATATATTTAGTTATGGCGTAATCATTTTAGAAATTGTTTGTGGTCGGAGAATCATCAAGAATCGTGACGGGGAGAATATAGAGGATCTATTAAGTATT GCATGGAGAAATTGGAAGGCAGGGACAATATCAGATATTGTAGATCCAATATTAGAACAAGGTTTTAATAAGAATGAAAAATTGAGATGCATCCATGTTGGACTACTTTGTGTTCAAGAAGATATAGATATGAGACCATCTATGAGTTTGGTTTTACTAATGCTTAGTAGCATTTATTTTCCACTTCCTGTACCTTTGGAACCTCCCCTTTTAATGCAACCAAAAAGTGCATTATCTACATCGTTAAGGGATCAATATTCAGGTCTCACCAAGTCAACTGATTCAGGATCAGGAAGTCTACTTACTCAAGGATCAACAAGTAAATCTTCAGTTACAGGCCGTTAA